One region of Candidatus Latescibacter sp. genomic DNA includes:
- the dusB gene encoding tRNA dihydrouridine synthase DusB gives MNITEIFNLHSAALAPLAGVSDSVFRRICVEFGARPVMTEMISSDGFVRGHPSDKSLRLLRFREAERPIGIQLFGADPEIMAEAARRAAEFRPDFIDINAGCPVRKVIGRGAGSALLLNLPLLAGIVKKVVDATSLPVTVKLRSGWDHESLNGVEAARVCADSGAQAVIMHPRPRSQLFGGFSDWTVIRRIKETVPVPVVGSGDIRTAEDAVRMVRETGADAVMIGRGALGNPWIFRQVKELFASEIVSSSPGIDVRLALALRQLSILSEEAGERFGVLNMRKFFGWYSRGMHGGAEFRQRVFKAETVQAVRDIVEEYRQQGCEAMSEDTSLTTAVS, from the coding sequence GTGAACATTACCGAAATATTCAACCTTCATTCTGCGGCGCTGGCGCCACTGGCCGGAGTATCCGATTCTGTGTTCAGGCGCATCTGCGTCGAGTTTGGCGCCAGACCGGTCATGACCGAGATGATCTCCTCCGATGGTTTCGTACGCGGTCATCCCTCCGATAAAAGCCTGAGGCTTCTCCGGTTCCGGGAGGCCGAGCGGCCCATCGGCATCCAACTGTTCGGCGCCGACCCGGAGATCATGGCGGAAGCGGCGCGGCGCGCTGCAGAATTCAGGCCTGATTTCATCGATATCAACGCCGGCTGCCCGGTCAGGAAGGTGATCGGAAGGGGCGCAGGATCGGCTTTGCTCCTCAATCTTCCTCTCCTCGCCGGTATTGTAAAAAAAGTGGTTGACGCCACTTCTCTGCCTGTAACGGTAAAATTGCGCTCCGGATGGGATCATGAGAGCCTGAACGGAGTCGAGGCCGCCCGTGTATGCGCTGATTCCGGTGCGCAGGCGGTGATCATGCATCCCAGGCCGAGAAGCCAATTGTTCGGCGGGTTTTCGGACTGGACGGTCATCCGCCGGATTAAAGAAACAGTTCCTGTTCCCGTTGTAGGCTCCGGCGACATTCGAACGGCGGAAGATGCTGTGCGCATGGTTCGGGAAACGGGGGCCGATGCGGTGATGATAGGCCGCGGAGCGCTGGGCAATCCCTGGATATTCCGTCAGGTGAAGGAACTGTTTGCAAGTGAAATTGTCTCCTCTTCCCCGGGGATTGATGTACGGCTCGCGCTTGCGCTCCGCCAACTTTCAATTCTCTCCGAGGAAGCAGGTGAAAGGTTCGGCGTTTTGAATATGCGTAAATTTTTCGGCTGGTATTCCCGCGGTATGCACGGAGGCGCAGAATTCCGTCAGCGGGTATTCAAAGCCGAAACTGTTCAAGCGGTGCGGGATATTGTAGAGGAGTACCGGCAGCAGGGGTGCGAAGCCATGAGCGAGGATACATCATTAACCACGGCGGTATCATGA
- the larB gene encoding nickel pincer cofactor biosynthesis protein LarB, translated as MKNNDIQEIRDIFERLRSGELGVEEAEKLVESYYFCDLEFANVDHHRASRQGFPEVIFGQNKTIAQIIRIAEEIHKRDHTVLATRLSGEALDALSVRFPEGVKNDMARTFVLGMPESDMDHTHGVILVISAGTSDMPVAEEAVVTARAMGNRVESLYDVGVAGIHRLLARRRFIMSASCIIVVAGMEGALASVVGGLVNVPVIACPTSVGYGASFHGIAALLTMLNSCASGVTVVNIDNGFGAGYAASLINRTGIMENA; from the coding sequence ATGAAAAATAATGACATACAGGAAATACGGGATATTTTTGAACGCCTGCGCAGCGGAGAACTGGGTGTCGAGGAAGCGGAAAAACTGGTGGAGTCCTACTATTTCTGCGACCTGGAATTTGCCAATGTCGACCACCACCGCGCCAGCCGCCAGGGTTTCCCCGAGGTGATTTTCGGTCAGAACAAGACCATCGCGCAGATTATCCGTATCGCGGAGGAGATTCACAAGCGTGATCATACTGTCCTGGCCACCAGGCTTTCCGGTGAAGCCCTCGATGCCCTTTCCGTGCGGTTCCCGGAAGGCGTAAAAAACGACATGGCCCGAACCTTCGTTCTTGGCATGCCGGAGTCTGACATGGATCATACCCACGGCGTCATCCTGGTCATTTCGGCGGGAACATCGGACATGCCGGTGGCTGAGGAAGCGGTGGTTACCGCCCGGGCTATGGGCAACCGGGTGGAATCCCTGTATGATGTAGGAGTGGCCGGAATTCACCGTCTTCTGGCGCGGCGCAGATTCATCATGTCCGCCTCATGCATCATCGTGGTGGCGGGTATGGAAGGCGCGCTGGCCAGCGTGGTGGGGGGACTGGTGAATGTGCCGGTCATCGCCTGCCCGACCAGTGTTGGGTACGGCGCTTCGTTCCACGGCATCGCGGCGCTCCTGACCATGCTCAACTCCTGCGCTTCGGGGGTAACCGTGGTGAATATCGACAACGGTTTCGGAGCGGGATATGCGGCGAGCCTCATCAACCGTACCGGGATAATGGAGAATGCATGA
- the larC gene encoding nickel pincer cofactor biosynthesis protein LarC: protein MKIAYFDCISGIAGDMILGALLDCGMPLDFLRAELEKLHVHGFELREKQVVHSGIAAVHVDVVTEHQHEHRHLSHILHIIESSALSERVKNQAARIFTRLAEAEAKVHGAVPEEVHFHEVGALDAIVDVVGACIGLEYFQADTVVSTPLRLGTGTVKCAHGSMPVPVPAVVELTKGVPATRTMIEGELTTPTGAAILTTLASSYGPVEEFIVEHVGYGAGTKVREELPNVLRISIGRVNGTYEIDHSLILETNIDNMNPEVFGYLSDLLFEAGARDVYMTPIYMKKGRPGTLFSVITDESLVDDMFEILFRETTTLGVRIERVSRRKVKRESRTVTTPFGEVRVKVAFGNGFERFAPEFEDCARIAREKGIPLLSVYEIVRKGTLD from the coding sequence ATGAAAATCGCTTATTTTGACTGTATTTCGGGCATCGCCGGAGATATGATTCTGGGCGCGCTCCTGGACTGCGGCATGCCGCTGGATTTCCTCAGGGCCGAGCTGGAGAAACTCCATGTACATGGATTCGAACTTCGCGAAAAGCAGGTTGTGCACAGCGGCATCGCCGCAGTCCATGTGGATGTGGTAACCGAACACCAGCACGAACACCGTCACCTCTCCCATATCCTTCATATTATCGAATCCAGCGCCCTTTCCGAGAGAGTCAAAAACCAGGCGGCCCGTATTTTCACCCGTCTCGCCGAAGCTGAGGCGAAAGTGCACGGCGCCGTTCCCGAAGAAGTGCATTTTCATGAGGTCGGCGCCCTCGATGCCATTGTCGATGTGGTCGGAGCATGTATCGGGCTGGAATATTTCCAGGCGGACACTGTTGTTTCCACACCGCTCCGGCTGGGTACGGGGACGGTAAAATGCGCTCACGGCTCAATGCCCGTTCCGGTTCCGGCGGTGGTCGAACTTACAAAGGGTGTTCCGGCGACCAGAACCATGATCGAGGGCGAGCTGACCACCCCCACCGGAGCGGCAATCCTGACTACCCTTGCCTCCTCGTACGGCCCGGTGGAGGAATTCATTGTGGAGCATGTCGGTTACGGTGCAGGAACGAAAGTCCGTGAGGAGCTTCCGAATGTGCTGAGAATCTCCATCGGCCGGGTAAACGGCACCTACGAGATCGACCATTCCCTTATTTTAGAGACAAACATCGACAATATGAATCCGGAGGTGTTCGGTTACCTCTCGGACCTTCTTTTCGAAGCGGGCGCCCGTGATGTATACATGACTCCGATTTACATGAAGAAGGGCAGGCCCGGAACGCTCTTCAGCGTCATCACCGATGAATCCCTGGTTGATGACATGTTCGAAATCCTTTTCCGGGAAACAACCACCCTGGGGGTGCGCATCGAGCGCGTCTCCCGTCGCAAGGTGAAACGGGAATCGAGAACGGTGACAACTCCGTTCGGCGAGGTTCGGGTAAAAGTGGCTTTTGGAAACGGTTTTGAACGGTTTGCGCCCGAATTCGAAGACTGCGCCCGTATCGCCCGTGAAAAGGGGATACCGCTTCTTTCGGTGTATGAGATAGTACGGAAAGGAACTCTCGATTAG